One window of the Nicotiana tabacum cultivar K326 chromosome 4, ASM71507v2, whole genome shotgun sequence genome contains the following:
- the LOC142180347 gene encoding putative late blight resistance protein homolog R1A-3, translating into MEDVNIDESALTPRPTTQVTEEEPVGLEDEADKIIKLLTRGIRERDIVSIFGMPGLGKTTLARKIFKDSSIVSHFDVRAWLTISQSYDVRELLRDIYKQVTGVKYNGDKESDIADMLRKCLIGKRYLIVLDDVWEVKAWDELRLCFPIGKQGSRIMLTTRLEHVAMEVKHCTNPYSPRFLTREASWKLLEKKAFQKETCPPEFQDVGVQIAEYCKGLPLTVVLIGGILAKKERNVSEWCEVANNLKSHLGAVESESNLAIQLSYCYLPDHLRHCLLTMGVFREDEKFGASKLMLLWMAEGLVQCSDERGLEEVAEGYLIDIISSSLLMVSKTTFDGKVKYLQIHDLVRDFVLNKAKEEKFMQAIGIHNQYQPSYDEEHRVCIHLDHKLRHDLQRFNNKVDRFLTSGSKKGSFGQDLKSFFVTNNADDFLAYKDFWNTESNFHGTVSEVYLSRSYHFSSVGDLRLLRVLDFKNCIPGDYTNIVDILQSLVYLRYLGMCFEKFFFEWVSHMCDLETLLVDTEILGEGTPHIWKMTKLKHVDLETLLPREIFAVSEEGPSKLENLRAFKGMWLLPEDIELIERFPNLQKLLLIIIDKDFDEADSIVLKLDVLTQLQSLVLGSMCNITKYYLPSSLKELILRQVNISASATSTIAGLPNLQRLIFEGCIFEQDEWDVRDMEFPVLKILKFRGVHLRGWHVSESTSFPMLESLVLKSVELLEKIPDSFVDIGTLASIKVIYCDDNLNASALEIKEEVEATSGCDNLKVYIFPHYSREQKEKEEEYEEEEKEVEEEAASEVEAEEKDKGEEAAATAKGEAEEDKKEAATAPEVEAEEKEKEEEEEEEEEEEEAAAAAEVAVGAEVEAEEKEKEEEEEEEAAAAEVEVAIGAEVEAEEKDKGKEEAATARAEAEKKKDEEEEEEDDKVSVSSFKTFNLGFMLFLFLLLFFWSHKYKK; encoded by the exons ATGGAGGATGTCAACATTGATGAGAGTGCTCTAACTCCTAGACCAACTACTCAAGTAACTGAAGAGGAACCTGTGGGGCTTGAGGATGAAGCTGACAAGATAATTAAGCTACTGACCAGAGGAATAAGGGAACGGGATATTGTCTCTATTTTTGGCATGCCTGGTCTCGGAAAGACCACTTTGGCCAGAAAGATATTCAAAGATTCTTCTATTGTTTCTCACTTTGATGTTCGAGCATGGCTTACCATTTCTCAATCATATGATGTGAGAGAGCTGTTGAGGGATATCTATAAGCAAGTTACAGGTGTTAAGTACAATGGAGATAAGGAGAGTGACATAGCCGATATGTTGCGTAAGTGTTTAATAGGCAAAAGATATCTCATTGTCTTGGATGATGTATGGGAAGTAAAGGCATGGGATGAGTTAAGATTATGTTTTCCAATCGGTAAACAAGGAAGTAGAATCATGTTAACAACTCGACTTGAACATGTGGCAATGGAAGTCAAGCACTGTACCAATCCTTATTCCCCTCGATTCCTAACCAGGGAAGCGAGCTGGAAATTGTTGGAGAAAAAAGCATTTCAAAAGGAAACTTGCCCTCCTGAATTCCAGGATGTTGGGGTACAAATTGCGGAATATTGTAAAGGACTGCCTCTTACAGTTGTTTTGATTGGTGGAATTCTGGCAAAGAAAGAAAGGAATGTCTCAGAGTGGTGTGAAGTTGCAAACAATTTAAAGTCTCATCTTGGAGCAGTTGAAAGTGAGAGCAACTTGGCAATACAATTAAGTTACTGCTATTTACCAGATCATTTGAGACATTGCCTTCTAACTATGGGAGTATTTAGGGAGGATGAAAAATTTGGAGCATCTAAATTGATGTTACTCTGGATGGCTGAAGGCCTCGTTCAATGTAGTGATGAGAGAGGATTGGAGGAGGTAGCTGAAGGTTACTTGATCGATATAATTTCTAGTAGCCTACTAATGGTTTCAAAGACGACCTTTGATGGCAAGGTGAAGTACTTGCAAATTCACGATCTAGTGCGTGACTTTGTCTTAAACAAAGCTAAAGAAGAAAAGTTCATGCAAGCTATAGGGATACATAATCAATATCAACCTTCATATGATGAGGAACACCGAGTGTGCATTCACCTCGACCATAAGCTTCGTCATGATTTGCAGAGATTCAACAACAAAGTAGATAGATTCCTCACAAGCGGCTCCAAAAAAGGATCTTTTGGACAAGATCTTAAATCGTTCTTTGTTACTAATAACGCAGATGATTTTCTTGCTTATAAAGATTTTTGGAATACTGAGTCTAATTTTCACGGTACTGTTTCTGAAGTGTATTTATCTCGTTCCTATCACTTCTCGTCAGTTGGAGACTTAAGACTTCTTAGAGTGTTGGATTTCAAGAACTGCATTCCAGGGGATTATACGAATATAGTTGATATACTGCAATCACTAGTTTACCTGAGATACCTGGGAATGTGTTTCGAAAAGTTTTTTTTCGAGTGGGTATCACACATGTGCGACCTAGAAACTTTACTTGTGGATACTGAGATATTAGGAGAAGGGACACCTCATATTTGGAAGATGACGAAACTAAAGCATGTAGACCTAGAAACACTCTTACCTCGTGAGATATTTGCAGTTTCTGAAGAAGGTCCGTCTAAGTTGGAGAATTTGAGGGCATTTAAAGGCATGTGGTTACTTCCTGAGGATATAGAGTTAATTGAGAGGTTTCCCAATCTTCAAAAACTTCTCCTCATAATAATTGACAAGGATTTTGATGAAGCTGACTCTATCGTTCTGAAATTGGATGTTCTTACACAGCTTCAATCCCTCGTGCTTGGTTCGATGTGTAATATCACCAAGTATTATTTACCTTCAAGTCTCAAAGAGTTGATCCTCCGCCAAGTTAATATATCAGCAAGTGCAACTTCCACAATCGCTGGGTTACCCAACCTTCAAAGACTGATATTTGAAGGGTGTATATTCGAGCAAGACGAGTGGGACGTGAGAGATATGGAGTTCCCGGTACTCAAAATCTTAAAATTTCGAGGCGTTCATCTTAGGGGATGGCATGTCTCAGAATCAACATCATTTCCCATGCTTGAGAGTTTAGTGCTAAAATCTGTTGAATTGCTTGAGAAGATTCCTGACAGTTTTGTGGATATTGGAACACTTGCATCAATCAAGGTGATCTATTGTGATGATAATCTCAATGCTTCAGCTttggagattaaggaagaagtagAAGCAACTTCAGGATGTGACAATCTCAAGGTCTATATTTTTCCACATTACTCTCG ggaacaaaaagaaaaagaagaggaatatgaagaggaagagaaagaagtagaagaagaagcagcatcagaagtagaagcagaagaaaaagacaaaggagaagaagcagcagcaacagcaaaaGGAGAAGCAGAAGAAGATAAAAAAGAAGCAGCAACAGCACCAGAAGTAGAagcagaagaaaaagagaaggaagaggaagaagaagaagaagaagaagaagaagaagcagcagcagcGGCAGAAGTAGCAGTAGGAGCAGAAGTAGAagcagaagaaaaagagaaagaagaagaagaagaagaagaagcggcGGCGGCAGAAGTAGAAGTAGCAATAGGGGCAGAAGTAGAAGCAGaagaaaaagataaaggaaaagaagaagcagcaacagcaagagcagaagcagaaaagaaaaaggatgaagaggaagaggaggaagatgaCAAAGTATCAGTATCATCATTTAAGACTTTCAATCTTGGTTTTatgcttttcctttttcttctcttattcttttgGTCGCATAAATATAAGAAATAG